A portion of the Edaphobacter lichenicola genome contains these proteins:
- the hydA gene encoding dihydropyrimidinase → MGILIQNGTVVTADRLERADVLVEGSTIREVRATIDPTGHSVVNATGLFVLPGGIDAHTHMDMPFGGTVSADDFLTGTRAAAIGGTTTIVDFAIQAKGTRMRDALDIWLAKADGKACIDYGLHMIVTDLGSDNGKQGLHDMDDMVREGVASFKLFMAYPNVLMVDDGTIFKALQQTAKNGALVCMHAENGSAIDVIVQQALAEGKTAPIYHALTRPTKAEAEAVNRSIALAEMAGVPVYIVHLSSEDALNQVREARDRGVPAFAETCPQYLLLSIEDQMPGKSFEEAKYVFTPPLREKKNQPKLWDGLATDNLQVVSTDHCPFCFADQKQLGKDDFTKIPNGGPGVENRLQLLYHFGVNSGKITLQRFVEITSTAPAKIFGMYPKKGTIAAGSDADIVLWDPETEHVISAATHSMRCDFSMFEGWKVRGNALQVYSRGELVADRGRYIAATGRGEYLRREARGGAWR, encoded by the coding sequence ATGGGAATCCTGATTCAGAATGGCACGGTGGTCACTGCAGATCGTTTAGAGAGAGCGGATGTGCTCGTTGAAGGAAGCACGATACGGGAGGTGCGCGCGACCATTGATCCTACGGGACACTCGGTCGTGAATGCCACCGGACTTTTTGTGCTCCCGGGCGGCATCGACGCGCACACTCATATGGATATGCCGTTCGGAGGAACGGTGTCAGCGGATGATTTTCTGACTGGCACACGGGCGGCGGCGATTGGCGGCACAACGACTATCGTCGACTTCGCCATTCAAGCGAAGGGTACCCGCATGCGGGACGCGCTAGACATCTGGCTGGCAAAGGCGGACGGCAAGGCATGCATCGACTATGGTCTTCACATGATCGTGACGGATCTGGGCTCTGACAACGGCAAACAGGGCTTGCACGATATGGACGATATGGTGCGGGAGGGAGTAGCCAGCTTTAAGCTCTTCATGGCCTATCCGAACGTGCTGATGGTAGACGACGGCACGATCTTCAAAGCTCTGCAGCAGACCGCGAAGAATGGTGCGCTGGTCTGCATGCATGCGGAGAATGGGAGCGCGATTGATGTAATCGTGCAGCAGGCCCTTGCCGAGGGTAAGACAGCTCCGATCTATCACGCGCTGACACGACCCACAAAAGCCGAAGCTGAAGCAGTGAATCGCTCGATTGCGCTCGCCGAGATGGCAGGTGTTCCGGTATATATCGTTCATCTATCCAGTGAAGATGCGTTGAATCAGGTTCGCGAGGCGCGTGATCGTGGAGTTCCCGCGTTTGCGGAGACGTGCCCACAGTACCTTTTGCTTTCGATCGAAGACCAGATGCCCGGAAAGAGTTTTGAAGAGGCAAAATACGTCTTCACTCCACCTCTGCGCGAGAAGAAGAACCAGCCAAAGCTTTGGGATGGACTCGCTACGGACAACTTGCAGGTAGTGTCGACCGACCATTGCCCGTTCTGCTTTGCAGACCAGAAGCAGCTTGGCAAGGACGACTTCACAAAGATTCCGAATGGTGGTCCGGGAGTTGAGAATCGCTTGCAGCTGCTTTATCACTTTGGCGTGAACTCCGGAAAGATCACGCTACAGCGGTTTGTCGAAATTACTTCTACGGCGCCAGCGAAGATCTTCGGCATGTATCCAAAGAAGGGGACGATCGCTGCCGGCTCGGATGCCGACATTGTGCTCTGGGACCCCGAGACAGAGCATGTCATCTCCGCAGCGACGCATAGTATGCGATGCGATTTTTCGATGTTTGAGGGATGGAAGGTTAGGGGTAATGCGCTTCAGGTGTATTCGCGTGGAGAGCTCGTTGCGGATAGGGGACGCTATATTGCCGCTACCGGAAGGGGCGAGTATCTGAGACGCGAAGCAAGAGGAGGAGCATGGCGGTAA
- the preA gene encoding NAD-dependent dihydropyrimidine dehydrogenase subunit PreA: MSRPNPTLETTFCGIRCLNPFWLASAPPTNCGEQIMRAFDAGWGGAVWKTIGEPITNVSSRYSSIDWEGRRMMGFNNIELISDRPIEVNLQEIAEVKRRYPKHVVIASLMVESKRETWHDIVQRAEDTGADGLELNFGCPHGMSERGMGSAVGQVPEYCEQITGWVKEKARTPVIVKLTPNISDIRIPARAAKRGGADALSAINTINSITGIDLDTFQPSPNVDGKSSHGGYCGPAVKPIALNMVQQVQSDPASALPLSGIGGIGSWRDAAEFILLGCGTVQVCTAAMHYGYRIVEDMQDGLLGWMAEKGFSTLDDFRGLSLPNVVEWKQLNLNYQIVARIHEDLCIGCQLCYTACWDGAHQCIHLDRNLPVPDTTRTPSMVEANSARHISTTPIPKLDAGDLGRTNAVTPLERIPRVDEHHCVGCNLCSLVCPVENCISMERIDKDLPFESWEERTAKGVIPPGAREVMSTNT, from the coding sequence ATGTCTAGACCCAATCCGACACTGGAGACTACGTTCTGCGGCATTCGATGTCTCAATCCGTTCTGGCTTGCATCGGCGCCACCCACCAACTGCGGCGAACAAATCATGCGAGCTTTCGACGCGGGTTGGGGAGGTGCGGTCTGGAAGACGATTGGGGAGCCGATTACGAATGTCAGTTCTCGTTACTCGTCGATTGATTGGGAGGGTCGGCGAATGATGGGCTTCAACAATATTGAGCTCATCTCGGATCGTCCCATCGAGGTTAACCTTCAGGAGATTGCTGAGGTAAAGAGACGCTATCCGAAGCACGTTGTTATCGCTTCTTTGATGGTCGAGAGTAAACGTGAGACATGGCACGATATCGTGCAACGGGCTGAAGACACGGGCGCAGATGGGCTTGAACTAAACTTCGGGTGTCCGCACGGCATGAGCGAACGCGGCATGGGATCGGCCGTAGGACAAGTGCCTGAGTATTGCGAGCAGATAACAGGATGGGTGAAAGAGAAGGCACGAACACCGGTTATCGTTAAGTTGACCCCGAATATCTCTGACATCCGCATTCCCGCTCGTGCCGCGAAGCGCGGAGGTGCTGACGCGCTCTCCGCGATTAATACGATCAACTCCATCACGGGGATTGACCTTGACACATTTCAGCCGAGCCCTAACGTCGATGGGAAGAGTTCGCATGGTGGGTATTGCGGGCCGGCGGTGAAGCCCATCGCACTAAATATGGTTCAGCAGGTTCAGTCAGATCCGGCGAGCGCGTTGCCACTTTCAGGTATTGGCGGTATTGGGAGCTGGCGCGACGCGGCGGAGTTTATTCTTCTCGGCTGCGGCACTGTGCAGGTTTGCACTGCAGCAATGCACTATGGCTACCGCATTGTCGAAGATATGCAAGATGGGTTGTTGGGTTGGATGGCGGAGAAGGGTTTTTCCACGCTCGACGATTTTCGCGGGTTGTCGCTTCCGAATGTAGTCGAATGGAAGCAGCTTAATTTGAACTATCAGATCGTTGCCCGCATTCACGAGGACCTGTGCATTGGATGCCAGCTTTGCTATACCGCTTGCTGGGACGGGGCACATCAGTGCATCCACCTTGATCGAAATTTGCCAGTGCCTGACACGACGCGAACTCCCAGTATGGTTGAGGCCAACTCTGCTCGGCATATTTCGACGACTCCGATTCCCAAACTTGACGCGGGAGATCTGGGCCGCACAAATGCAGTGACGCCGCTTGAACGTATTCCTCGTGTCGACGAACATCATTGTGTCGGCTGCAATCTTTGTTCACTGGTCTGCCCGGTTGAGAACTGCATCTCGATGGAGCGCATCGACAAAGACTTGCCGTTCGAGAGCTGGGAGGAGCGCACTGCCAAGGGCGTGATCCCGCCAGGAGCGCGTGAGGTGATGAGTACGAATACCTGA
- a CDS encoding NAD(P)-dependent oxidoreductase, which yields MSERVSFHQQIAIDSELANRFGDLHPPFDKQAAVTEANRCLYCFDAPCTVACPTHIDVPSFIKKITTGNLAGSARTILDANILGGSCARACPVDVLCEGACVMHRYNKQPIEIARLQRFAVDALHESGASLPFEPGADTGLSVALVGAGPASLACAAELRRRGIRATLYDARPLPGGLNTYGVAEYKLPLVESLREIEMLAQLGVDFNFETIVDFLKLAELEHNHDAIFLGIGLGAIHQLGIAGEQLPGVTNALDLIAAYKSGSLTTVPARVVVVGAGNTAIDAAIAAVRLGATDVHIVYRRGQEQMSAFTFEYEHAKSEGVKFLWHVQPTAIRGVQGVEGLELIRLVSSEDGSIVEESSSKFLLAADLVVLSIGQAAHASFLTEYGEGLSKIQLERGRILIDRTTGQTSSPKFFAGGDCTNGGREVVDAVADGKRAGIGIAAWLEARHV from the coding sequence ATGAGCGAGCGAGTTTCCTTTCATCAGCAGATCGCGATTGATTCTGAGCTGGCAAATCGTTTCGGCGATCTGCATCCGCCGTTCGATAAGCAAGCTGCGGTAACTGAAGCAAATCGCTGCCTCTATTGCTTTGACGCACCTTGCACCGTTGCGTGCCCGACGCATATTGATGTACCTAGCTTTATCAAGAAGATCACCACCGGTAATCTCGCCGGCTCTGCGCGGACCATTCTGGACGCAAATATTCTTGGTGGTAGCTGCGCACGCGCTTGCCCGGTGGATGTGTTGTGCGAGGGAGCCTGCGTGATGCACCGCTACAACAAGCAACCGATCGAGATCGCACGGTTGCAACGGTTCGCGGTAGATGCACTACACGAGAGCGGAGCTTCGCTACCGTTTGAACCTGGAGCTGATACTGGATTGTCCGTCGCTCTGGTCGGGGCAGGGCCAGCGTCGCTTGCCTGTGCCGCGGAGCTTCGCCGTCGCGGGATTCGTGCCACACTGTATGACGCGCGACCGCTGCCGGGTGGATTGAATACTTACGGAGTTGCTGAGTACAAGCTTCCTCTGGTGGAGAGCCTGCGTGAAATCGAGATGCTCGCCCAACTGGGAGTTGATTTTAATTTTGAGACGATAGTTGACTTCCTCAAATTGGCTGAGCTCGAACACAATCATGATGCGATTTTTTTAGGTATCGGACTTGGCGCAATTCATCAACTTGGAATCGCTGGAGAGCAGCTTCCAGGTGTGACGAATGCGCTCGATTTGATTGCGGCTTACAAGTCGGGATCGTTGACGACTGTGCCTGCGCGTGTCGTTGTCGTAGGCGCCGGGAATACCGCTATCGATGCAGCGATTGCCGCAGTTCGGCTGGGCGCCACTGACGTGCACATCGTGTATCGCCGAGGGCAAGAACAGATGTCAGCGTTCACGTTTGAATATGAGCATGCGAAGAGTGAAGGAGTGAAGTTTTTATGGCATGTGCAGCCAACCGCCATTCGAGGCGTACAGGGGGTGGAGGGACTTGAGCTGATAAGGCTCGTGTCCAGTGAGGATGGTTCGATTGTGGAAGAGAGTAGTTCGAAGTTTCTGCTCGCGGCTGATCTGGTCGTGCTCTCGATCGGGCAGGCCGCACATGCGAGTTTTCTCACCGAGTATGGTGAGGGGCTCTCTAAGATTCAGTTAGAGCGCGGACGCATTCTGATCGATCGGACTACCGGCCAGACCTCGAGCCCGAAGTTCTTTGCCGGCGGAGATTGTACGAACGGCGGACGCGAGGTCGTGGACGCAGTTGCGGATGGAAAGCGCGCCGGTATTGGCATCGCTGCATGGTTGGAGGCGCGACATGTCTAG
- a CDS encoding Zn-dependent hydrolase, with the protein MAADPTRVISDLEELRALTADANGAQRVAWTPVWLEARAWFQRKLHGLPVEHHYDAAGNSWTTLPGKLDKALILGSHLDSVPNGGWLDGCLGFLTGFEVLRGLIHDFEGKPPITVRLVDWADEEGARFGRSLFGSSAFAGTHTIEADRRRTDRDGVNLEDALRRCRVDMEQIGKATLEQRNAAAYLELHIEQGPVLEAMHLPLGVVLGTKGVERHAITFHGQEAHSGSTPMRVRRDALAAAAKLALEIRSIAKRYPDAVATMGSVKTFPGIVTAVVGRCETTLDMRDLDAGILASMLSEARVASERFAKEEGCTVDWSKIWSIEPVPFDPRLIALCNEAVQETAATSHSLPSGPLHDAAEVSRAGIPTAMMFVQSLNGLSHNKAEDTKVADLTLAVQAFDKLAKKTLSLLNS; encoded by the coding sequence GTGGCGGCAGATCCAACGAGAGTAATCTCCGATCTTGAGGAGCTTCGGGCTTTGACCGCAGACGCGAATGGCGCACAACGCGTCGCTTGGACTCCTGTTTGGCTCGAGGCGCGAGCATGGTTTCAAAGAAAGTTGCACGGTCTTCCTGTGGAACACCACTACGATGCGGCGGGAAACTCCTGGACGACTCTTCCTGGCAAGTTGGATAAGGCGCTTATTCTCGGGAGTCATCTTGACTCTGTTCCGAATGGCGGCTGGCTGGACGGCTGTCTGGGGTTTCTTACCGGCTTCGAAGTGCTGCGCGGTCTCATCCATGATTTCGAAGGCAAGCCGCCGATCACGGTTCGCCTTGTCGATTGGGCCGACGAGGAGGGAGCACGCTTCGGACGGAGTCTCTTCGGCTCTTCGGCGTTTGCCGGAACGCATACCATTGAGGCCGACCGTCGGCGTACCGATCGCGATGGAGTCAATCTTGAAGATGCTCTGCGACGATGTCGCGTAGACATGGAACAGATCGGGAAGGCAACACTGGAGCAGAGAAATGCCGCTGCTTACCTGGAGTTGCACATTGAGCAGGGGCCAGTTCTTGAAGCGATGCATTTACCTCTTGGCGTCGTGCTTGGGACGAAGGGCGTGGAGCGACACGCAATCACCTTTCATGGGCAGGAGGCGCACTCTGGATCGACGCCGATGAGAGTACGGCGAGATGCACTGGCTGCAGCGGCTAAGCTCGCGCTGGAGATACGTTCGATTGCGAAGCGATATCCGGATGCCGTCGCTACGATGGGAAGCGTGAAGACTTTTCCAGGCATTGTGACAGCGGTTGTAGGACGATGCGAGACGACGCTCGATATGCGAGATCTCGATGCGGGGATACTCGCGTCGATGTTGTCTGAAGCACGGGTGGCGAGCGAGCGTTTCGCAAAGGAAGAAGGCTGTACCGTCGATTGGTCGAAGATCTGGAGCATCGAGCCGGTTCCATTTGATCCACGACTGATCGCACTTTGCAATGAAGCCGTACAAGAGACGGCTGCCACTTCTCATAGTTTACCTTCCGGGCCTCTTCACGACGCAGCTGAAGTTTCGCGCGCGGGTATACCGACCGCGATGATGTTCGTTCAGTCGTTGAATGGACTGAGTCACAATAAGGCAGAAGACACGAAAGTCGCAGATCTAACACTGGCGGTACAGGCTTTCGACAAACTTGCAAAGAAGACACTGAGTTTGCTGAACAGTTAG
- a CDS encoding alkaline phosphatase family protein encodes MTEPVSTRLIVEARQASKSRSIILVARHLLLIACLSTGTLSPIGVAAQALPPDTSERGKIVEVDGTPNSPRQQKKHYVVLVSLDGFRYDYPKEWGAPNIKELARTGATAPDGMLPSYPSITFPNHVTLVTGLYPEHHGIVSNIFYDPERRALYSYTSPLTNSDGSWYKGTPLWSLAEQQQMRAASFFWPGSEAMIAGERPDEYVHFDDKFDDDKRIDQVIAWLKLPPAKRPHFITLYYSNTDHAGHISGPDSTEERDQVHHVDALIGELKRSLDATHLPIDLIVLADHGMVKVEGDWITLDKYADLTHFKTDGMLLYADTEGDAEKAYESFRAHPDPRFTAYRRSEVPPYLHFNENPREGDPVIVPNGPYIFRAHETTRKPPVGEHGYDVTRMPEMKAIFVANGPDIRPGTKLPSFPNVDVYDFIAKLLGLKPAPNDGELKPLRPALKHR; translated from the coding sequence ATGACTGAGCCTGTTTCCACTCGTCTCATTGTTGAAGCTCGCCAGGCAAGCAAATCAAGGAGCATCATTTTGGTCGCCCGACATCTACTCCTTATAGCGTGTCTCTCAACCGGAACACTGTCTCCGATCGGTGTAGCCGCTCAGGCTCTTCCTCCCGACACTTCCGAAAGAGGAAAGATCGTCGAAGTTGATGGCACTCCCAACTCACCGCGACAGCAAAAAAAACACTACGTTGTTCTGGTGTCCCTGGACGGGTTCCGCTATGACTATCCAAAGGAATGGGGCGCGCCAAACATCAAAGAACTGGCGCGCACCGGGGCCACCGCACCCGACGGCATGTTGCCCTCCTATCCGTCCATTACATTTCCCAATCACGTCACTCTGGTCACTGGCCTCTACCCGGAGCATCACGGAATTGTGAGCAACATCTTCTACGATCCGGAGCGTCGTGCACTCTATTCCTACACGAGCCCTCTGACAAACTCGGACGGAAGCTGGTACAAAGGCACGCCGCTATGGTCATTAGCCGAACAGCAGCAAATGCGTGCCGCTTCATTCTTCTGGCCCGGCTCTGAGGCGATGATCGCTGGCGAACGGCCCGACGAATATGTCCACTTCGACGATAAGTTCGACGACGACAAACGCATCGATCAGGTCATAGCGTGGCTTAAACTTCCACCTGCGAAGCGCCCTCATTTCATAACACTCTACTATAGCAATACCGATCATGCAGGCCACATCTCCGGCCCAGACTCCACCGAAGAACGAGATCAGGTGCATCATGTCGACGCTCTTATTGGCGAGCTAAAGCGCAGCCTTGATGCGACTCACTTGCCCATCGATCTCATCGTTCTCGCCGATCATGGAATGGTAAAGGTCGAAGGCGACTGGATCACGCTCGATAAATACGCCGACCTGACGCACTTCAAAACCGACGGTATGCTTCTGTATGCAGACACCGAAGGAGACGCAGAAAAAGCGTATGAGAGCTTTCGCGCTCACCCGGATCCGCGGTTCACGGCCTATCGTCGCTCCGAAGTGCCGCCGTATCTACACTTCAACGAAAACCCACGCGAGGGCGATCCTGTGATCGTTCCGAACGGTCCATACATCTTCCGTGCACACGAAACAACACGCAAGCCGCCAGTTGGCGAACACGGCTACGATGTAACGCGCATGCCTGAGATGAAGGCCATCTTTGTCGCTAACGGTCCCGACATTCGACCCGGAACGAAGCTTCCAAGCTTTCCCAATGTGGATGTCTACGACTTCATTGCCAAACTACTCGGCCTCAAACCTGCACCGAACGACGGCGAATTGAAACCGTTACGTCCTGCTCTAAAACATCGGTGA
- a CDS encoding CbtA family protein: MTDAISSASPATKSTTLTARTLLLRGMLVGIVAGLLVFAFARWIGEPQVERAIAFESSVDKAKGEAPEPEMVSRTVQRGLGLLTGVLVYGAAIGGIFGLVFALAYGRIGDLSPRALSALLAAISFVTIVLVPNLKYPANPPAVGNPETIGVRTAAFFLLIAFSIAAMVLAIQVRGRISPLYGTWNGFLLSGGLFIVVICVVSHFLPEIDEIPAGFPANLLWRFRVAALELQAVLWTAVGLLFGWLTERDTRLSHAGRP; the protein is encoded by the coding sequence ATGACGGACGCCATCTCCTCGGCTTCCCCTGCCACTAAGTCGACTACGTTGACTGCTCGAACACTGCTTCTACGAGGGATGCTGGTCGGCATCGTTGCTGGCCTGCTTGTCTTTGCGTTTGCTCGATGGATTGGGGAACCTCAGGTTGAAAGAGCCATCGCCTTCGAGAGCAGCGTGGATAAAGCCAAAGGAGAGGCCCCTGAACCTGAGATGGTCAGCCGCACGGTGCAGCGTGGCCTTGGTCTGCTAACTGGAGTCCTGGTCTATGGGGCGGCGATCGGTGGGATCTTTGGACTCGTCTTCGCCCTTGCCTATGGTCGCATCGGCGATCTGAGCCCGCGAGCGCTCTCGGCGTTGCTGGCAGCCATTTCCTTCGTCACGATTGTGCTGGTTCCTAATCTTAAATATCCGGCAAACCCGCCTGCGGTCGGTAATCCTGAGACGATCGGTGTTCGTACCGCTGCGTTTTTTCTGCTGATTGCATTTTCGATTGCGGCGATGGTGCTGGCTATTCAAGTAAGGGGGCGCATCAGCCCGCTCTATGGAACGTGGAATGGGTTTTTGCTGAGTGGCGGCCTATTTATCGTCGTCATTTGCGTTGTTTCGCACTTTCTCCCGGAGATCGACGAGATTCCTGCCGGGTTTCCGGCGAATCTCTTGTGGCGCTTTCGCGTGGCCGCTCTTGAGCTTCAGGCAGTTCTGTGGACAGCGGTTGGGCTTCTCTTCGGATGGCTGACGGAGCGTGACACACGCTTGTCCCATGCTGGACGACCGTAG
- a CDS encoding CbtB-domain containing protein: MAQSAVGSISQPVSLPVIPLGELLPWAVFGGLVMLLAIYFVGAEQGATSLMHGRAVHEFVHDGRHLLGFPCH, from the coding sequence ATGGCACAGTCCGCTGTCGGTTCCATATCGCAACCTGTTTCGCTTCCTGTTATTCCGCTCGGGGAGCTTCTGCCGTGGGCAGTCTTCGGCGGCCTTGTGATGCTGTTGGCGATCTACTTCGTCGGTGCCGAACAGGGTGCCACTTCGCTGATGCATGGCCGGGCTGTTCATGAATTCGTTCATGACGGACGCCATCTCCTCGGCTTCCCCTGCCACTAA
- a CDS encoding histidine phosphatase family protein — protein sequence MTTRLTLISHAATPAQRRAAFPLDEPLEQQQISKIALLGWTAPKANKILSAPELRTQQTALALGLTASVAIELRDCDYGDWQGHELCSLQAQDPEGVAAWLADPAAAPHGGESIANLIDRVGCWLDQLKEDGHTIAITHPAVIRGAVVHVLNAPLHSFWRVDIAPLTLTDLRFNGRVWTLRSCASPL from the coding sequence GTGACAACACGATTAACCCTCATCAGTCATGCAGCCACACCAGCCCAGCGACGCGCGGCCTTTCCATTGGACGAGCCACTCGAACAGCAGCAGATCTCCAAGATCGCCTTACTCGGCTGGACGGCTCCCAAGGCAAATAAGATCCTGTCTGCTCCCGAGCTTCGAACGCAACAGACGGCTCTGGCACTAGGACTGACGGCGTCAGTCGCCATCGAACTCCGGGATTGCGACTACGGAGATTGGCAGGGCCATGAACTCTGCAGTCTCCAAGCGCAAGACCCCGAAGGCGTTGCGGCATGGCTGGCGGATCCTGCCGCAGCTCCGCACGGTGGCGAATCCATCGCGAATCTAATCGACCGCGTGGGCTGCTGGCTTGACCAGCTAAAAGAGGATGGTCATACGATCGCCATTACCCATCCCGCCGTAATTCGCGGAGCAGTCGTTCATGTTTTGAACGCGCCCCTCCATTCCTTTTGGCGTGTCGATATTGCACCGCTCACTTTGACCGATCTTCGATTCAACGGACGAGTCTGGACACTGCGTTCGTGCGCGTCTCCCTTGTGA